Below is a genomic region from Paraburkholderia sp. BL23I1N1.
AAAGCGATTGTCGAGTTGCGCGACCAGATCCCTGATGCCCCGCGCGGCGACTTGGGCTGCCGCCAGTTCGAGGGCAAGCGGCAAACCGTCGAGGCGCCGGCAGAGCGTGCCGATCAAGGTGATGTTTTCGGCGTCTGCCTGAAAGCGGGGGTCATAGGCACGGGCCCGCGACATGAACATGTGTGCCGCGCTGCACCCGAGAATGTCGTCGTGCCCCGCCTCTTCGGACGGCACCTCGAGCGGCGCAACCCTGTAAATCTGCTCAAAGCGGGCACGCAGGGGCTCGCGGCTCGTCACCAGGATTCTGAGGTTGGGATTGCTCTCGACAAGCTGTTCGCAGATCGAGGCCGTCTCCAGAATCACATGTTCGCAATTGTCCAGCATGACCAGCATCTTGCGGCAACCGATCGCATGAATCAGGTCCGTTGCGGTGACCGTGCCTATCGAACTTCCGCATGCGAGGCCGTTGGCGATCGCATTCAGCGTGGACCCGGGCCGCTCGGCGGTCGACAGATCGACACACCGGACTTCGGCAAAGAGCGGGTTCAGGACGCGCGCCACTTCCAGGCCGAGCTGCGTTTTGCCGACACCGCCTGTGCCGACCAGCGTGACGAGCGGCGATTGGCCGAGCGCGCATTTCACGTCGCCGAGTGCTGTCTCGCGGCCGATAAGCGGTGTGTGACGGAGCGGAACGTTGCTCGTTTGAAGCGCTTCCTTGCTGGCCGATTTGCCGGTCCATGCGAGGGTCCGCGTGCCCGTCCGGCCCTCGGTTTCATTCGGGCAAGTCAGACAATAGCCACGCCCCGGTATGGTCTTGATGAGGTCCTTGTCGTCTCCGAGCATTTTTCGAAGTGAAGAAATATGCACTTGCAAATTACTCTCTTCGACAATCGTTTCCGGCCACACGCGCCGGAAAATCTCCTCTTTGCTTGCAAGCTTGCCGCCTGCCTCGATCAGCACCTGAAGAACGTCGAACGCGCGCGTGCCGACGCGTATCGGCCGGCCTTGCAGATAAAGCTGCCGTCGCTCTAGCGACACGTCGAGTCGACCGATCTTGATCATGGCGGTTCCGTCTAGGGTTGAGTTGAGCACGGCCGTGATCAACCGCATGTCCGGCGCAGTGACGACGATCTTATGCCTTGCGAATTACCACTACGGTGAGGGAATCATTAAAGAAAGTTAACGTGGAGAGCGGAGAGCATGAGGGTGAACCTGAACGCGCCGGATTGGGGGATTCTGGAGCGTTCGACGTAAAGCCTGCGAGTCGCCCTGGAAAAATTAAAAAAAATTAATAGGGTTGGCAATTCGTGTGCCGCTCTTTTCGCGGATAATTGAAGGCTTCATAGGTGAAGGCACGATCGAGCCCACTGCCCGTGGCGTGATGGCAGGCGGTGGTTGACTCCACCGTACCGGGGGCGCAGTGAGGCAGACTCGAAAGTTACTGAGGGGCGGAACCAGGCATGCACGACTGTCGCGTCAATAATGGAAAACTGGCCACGCCTGAAACCGGAACGGGCGAGATCTGAATGAAAGTCTTGCTCGTCGAAGATAACGAACAGGTCGCCGGGTTTCTGAAGAAAGGCCTGATGGAGGCGGGGCATGTGGTCGATTGCGCGGATAACGGCCGCGACGGCATGTTCCTCGCCGCAGGCGAAACCTATGACGCGATCATCATGGATCGCATGCTGCCCGGCGGGATCGACGGTCTGGGAATCATCGCGGCTTTGCGTGCAACCGGAAATCGCGTACCCATCCTGATCGTGAGCGCGCTAGACGAGGTTGACGAGCGGATTCGCGGGCTGAAAGCGGGCGGCGACGACTACGTCGTCAAGCCGTTTGCGTTGGGCGAGGTACTGGCGAGACTCGACGCGTTGGCGCGCCGCTCGTATGAAAGCTACGCGGAAACCGCGCTGAAGGTGGGCGATCTCTCGATCGATCTGCTCTCGCGCAAAGTGACGCGTGCCGGCAAGCCGATCGCGCTTAAGCCGCGTGAATTCAAATTGCTGGAATATCTGATGCGGCACGCGGACCAGGTCGTCACGCGCACCATGCTGCTCGAGAATATCTGGGACTATCACTTTGATCCACAAACCAACGTGATCGATGTGCATGTGAGCAAGCTACGTCACAAGATCGATGCGGGGTTCGAGCGGTCCTTGCTGAAGACGGTTCGCAACGCGGGCTATGTGTTGACGGTGAACGATTAGTCCGACAGTGGCGGGTGGGGGCGGCGGCATGATTGATTTATCGGAATTCGGGTTCGAGACGCTCTGTGACGACGGCGAGTTCGTGCTATCCCGGATCACCAGGCGCCACGGTGGCAAGACGTGGCTGATCGTCACCTTGCCGGCCCTGCAGCCTGCCGCCAACAGTCAGGCGCGTCTCGAACATGCCTATGAGTTACGCGGCTTGCTCGATGGCCGTTTCGTTACCCGGCCTCATGCCCTGATCGAGTACCGTGGGAGTGCGGCGCTGGTACTCGAAGACCCAGGGGGTGTCTCGCTCTCCGCGATACCGATGGGTTCGCTGACGATCGGCCGGTTCCTCGCGATTGCCGGAAATCTTGTGGTCGCGCTCGGCGCGCTGCATGGGCGCGGTCTTGTCCACAAAGACATCAGGCCGGCCAACATTCTCGTCAATACGGA
It encodes:
- a CDS encoding response regulator transcription factor, translating into MKVLLVEDNEQVAGFLKKGLMEAGHVVDCADNGRDGMFLAAGETYDAIIMDRMLPGGIDGLGIIAALRATGNRVPILIVSALDEVDERIRGLKAGGDDYVVKPFALGEVLARLDALARRSYESYAETALKVGDLSIDLLSRKVTRAGKPIALKPREFKLLEYLMRHADQVVTRTMLLENIWDYHFDPQTNVIDVHVSKLRHKIDAGFERSLLKTVRNAGYVLTVND
- a CDS encoding winged helix-turn-helix domain-containing protein, whose translation is MIKIGRLDVSLERRQLYLQGRPIRVGTRAFDVLQVLIEAGGKLASKEEIFRRVWPETIVEESNLQVHISSLRKMLGDDKDLIKTIPGRGYCLTCPNETEGRTGTRTLAWTGKSASKEALQTSNVPLRHTPLIGRETALGDVKCALGQSPLVTLVGTGGVGKTQLGLEVARVLNPLFAEVRCVDLSTAERPGSTLNAIANGLACGSSIGTVTATDLIHAIGCRKMLVMLDNCEHVILETASICEQLVESNPNLRILVTSREPLRARFEQIYRVAPLEVPSEEAGHDDILGCSAAHMFMSRARAYDPRFQADAENITLIGTLCRRLDGLPLALELAAAQVAARGIRDLVAQLDNRFRVLAGGHRTAPAQQQTLKAALDRSHQFLCQRERIVLRRIGVFRGAFALNAACEVVAREDLAAADVTEAIAGLVAKSLLTSRPSGSFMTYYLLETTRAYALQMLAEAGESEIMVRRHEYYLRTCGAVTHEFDATDASNDRARLAIQDS